One Polyangia bacterium genomic window carries:
- a CDS encoding DUF1592 domain-containing protein: MVDLAAREICWRWTVSLVMALAVGAAACGRSPTLDGGAGEEPGVDAPPSNAVDPGWSPLRRLDNLEYDLTVRDLLGVDARARLTFQPDETAGDFGFADFAGVQSFSDSRYEQYANTAWNLADEVFADPALRARIITCAPAAPGDEACTRQIVTAFGLRAWRRPLASDEVDGLVALAAGALADGATFEDAIERVVVALLSSAPFLFHLEFDPDPSSPKPHPLAPYELASRLSYLLWSSMPDDRLFGLAADGTLARDEVLRAEVGRMIVDPRADGFIAGFAGPWLGDDDLAEHPIDPSTTSMFDPALIVAMSQELRLYFAEFLRGRASFATFLDADVNFVNARLARHYGMDATGLGDALRRIVDTGDQRAGFLGLGAMLTVTSARGRSSPTERGKWILEHLLCVKVPFGPPDTPDSIGAFDSEPLRQLIASIDGQPACGACHRPMDSVGQALEGFDQIGAFRTQYPDGRPVDTQAVLPDGTRVDSEPALAAHLADDPNFLPCVSRTALTYALGRDLGDLDRPALTRILDGWTAGTPTLRGLLEEIIVNDVFRTRRREGAP; the protein is encoded by the coding sequence ATGGTGGACCTAGCCGCGCGGGAGATCTGCTGGCGTTGGACCGTCTCCTTGGTGATGGCCCTCGCGGTGGGGGCTGCCGCTTGCGGCCGGTCTCCCACGCTCGACGGGGGTGCCGGCGAGGAGCCTGGGGTCGACGCGCCGCCAAGCAACGCCGTCGACCCCGGGTGGTCGCCGCTGCGCCGGCTCGACAACCTCGAGTACGACCTCACGGTCCGCGACCTGCTGGGCGTCGACGCACGCGCCCGCCTCACTTTTCAACCCGACGAGACCGCCGGTGACTTTGGCTTCGCGGACTTCGCGGGCGTCCAGTCCTTCAGCGACTCCCGCTACGAACAGTACGCGAACACGGCCTGGAACCTCGCCGACGAAGTCTTCGCCGATCCGGCGCTGCGCGCGCGCATCATCACCTGCGCGCCGGCGGCGCCTGGAGACGAGGCGTGCACGCGGCAGATCGTCACGGCCTTCGGCCTGCGGGCCTGGCGGCGTCCGCTCGCGAGCGACGAGGTGGACGGCCTGGTCGCCCTCGCTGCTGGCGCGCTCGCCGACGGCGCGACGTTCGAGGACGCGATCGAGCGGGTCGTCGTCGCGCTGCTCTCGTCGGCGCCTTTCCTTTTCCACCTCGAATTCGATCCCGATCCGTCTTCCCCGAAGCCGCACCCGCTCGCGCCCTACGAGCTCGCATCGCGCCTGTCGTACCTGCTGTGGAGCTCGATGCCCGACGATCGTCTTTTCGGGCTGGCGGCCGACGGGACGCTCGCGCGCGACGAGGTCCTCCGTGCCGAGGTTGGCCGCATGATTGTCGATCCGCGCGCCGACGGGTTCATCGCGGGCTTCGCCGGGCCATGGCTCGGCGACGACGACTTGGCCGAGCATCCGATCGATCCCAGCACCACGTCGATGTTCGACCCGGCATTGATAGTCGCCATGAGCCAGGAGCTGCGCCTCTACTTCGCCGAGTTCCTGCGAGGCAGGGCGAGCTTCGCGACGTTTCTCGATGCCGACGTCAACTTCGTCAACGCCCGCCTGGCCCGGCACTACGGCATGGATGCGACCGGCCTCGGCGACGCGCTCAGGCGAATTGTCGACACCGGCGACCAGCGGGCCGGCTTCCTCGGTCTCGGCGCGATGCTGACGGTGACGTCCGCGCGCGGGCGGTCCTCTCCGACCGAGCGCGGGAAGTGGATCCTGGAGCACCTCCTGTGCGTGAAGGTTCCGTTCGGCCCCCCCGACACGCCCGATAGCATCGGTGCGTTCGACAGCGAGCCGCTGCGCCAGCTCATCGCTTCGATCGATGGCCAGCCGGCGTGCGGCGCCTGCCACAGACCAATGGACTCGGTCGGCCAGGCGCTGGAAGGCTTCGACCAGATCGGCGCGTTCCGCACGCAGTACCCGGACGGCCGGCCCGTCGATACGCAGGCCGTGCTCCCCGATGGCACGCGCGTCGACAGCGAGCCGGCGCTCGCCGCCCACCTCGCCGACGATCCGAACTTCCTGCCTTGCGTGAGCCGCACCGCCTTGACCTACGCCCTCGGACGCGATCTCGGCGATCTCGATCGGCCGGCCCTGACGCGGATCCTCGACGGGTGGACGGCGGGAACGCCGACGCTGCGCGGGCTCCTCGAGGAGATCATCGTCAACGACGTCTTCCGCACCCGCCGCAGAGAGGGGGCGCCATGA
- a CDS encoding TPM domain-containing protein, with amino-acid sequence MRPPIVHGIDVRAVEDAVRAAEQQTTGEIRVSLARFYFWRDVRRAAERTFKYLHMDRTRDRNGVLIFVVPGRRQFAVVGDGGIHQRLDPSFWPQVADRLSAAFCAGDFTGGLSRAIAEIGVQLATHFPLPGKPNANELSDTVGRGR; translated from the coding sequence ATGCGTCCGCCGATCGTCCACGGCATCGACGTGCGCGCCGTCGAGGACGCCGTCCGGGCCGCCGAGCAACAGACCACCGGCGAGATCAGGGTCAGCCTGGCCCGTTTCTATTTCTGGCGCGACGTCCGCCGCGCCGCCGAACGCACCTTCAAATATCTGCACATGGATCGCACCCGCGATCGAAACGGCGTCCTGATCTTCGTGGTGCCCGGCCGCCGCCAGTTCGCCGTCGTCGGCGACGGCGGGATCCACCAGCGCCTGGACCCATCCTTCTGGCCGCAGGTCGCCGACCGCCTGAGCGCGGCCTTTTGCGCCGGCGATTTCACCGGTGGACTTTCGCGCGCGATAGCGGAGATCGGCGTCCAACTGGCGACGCATTTTCCGCTGCCAGGCAAACCGAACGCCAACGAACTGTCGGATACCGTGGGGCGCGGCCGGTAG
- a CDS encoding ABC transporter permease, with protein MFFNRHGVWAIYRFEMARFTRTLLQSVVTPVITTTLYFVVFGSAIGSRMSKVDGVAYGSFIVPGLIMLSLFTTSISNASFGIYFPKFTGTIYELLSAPISFFEMVVGYVGAAATKSILLGLIILGTAWFFVPLPIKHPLTMVAFLLLTATTFSLFGFVIGVWAKGFEQLQFIPALVLTPLTFLGGAFYSIDMLPPTWRALALFNPVLYLISGFRWSFYGTSDVAVGLSLGMTLGLLVLLLAVIWWIFKTGYRLKK; from the coding sequence TTGTTTTTCAATCGCCACGGCGTGTGGGCCATCTACCGCTTCGAGATGGCGCGTTTCACCCGCACCCTGCTGCAAAGCGTGGTCACGCCGGTGATCACCACGACGCTGTACTTCGTGGTCTTCGGATCGGCCATCGGATCGCGCATGTCCAAGGTCGACGGCGTGGCTTACGGGTCGTTCATCGTGCCGGGCCTGATCATGCTGTCGCTGTTCACCACCAGCATCTCGAACGCATCGTTCGGGATTTATTTTCCCAAGTTCACCGGCACCATTTACGAACTGCTGTCAGCGCCGATCTCGTTCTTCGAGATGGTGGTCGGTTACGTGGGCGCCGCCGCCACCAAGTCGATCTTGCTGGGCCTCATCATCCTGGGCACGGCCTGGTTCTTCGTTCCCCTGCCCATCAAACACCCGCTGACAATGGTCGCCTTCCTGTTGTTGACCGCGACCACTTTCAGTTTGTTTGGTTTCGTCATCGGCGTCTGGGCCAAGGGCTTCGAGCAGCTGCAGTTCATTCCCGCCCTGGTGCTGACCCCGCTGACCTTCCTGGGCGGCGCCTTCTATTCAATCGACATGTTGCCGCCCACCTGGCGCGCCCTGGCCCTGTTCAACCCGGTCCTTTATCTGATCAGCGGCTTCCGCTGGAGTTTTTACGGCACGTCGGACGTCGCCGTCGGGTTGAGCCTGGGGATGACGCTCGGACTGCTGGTGCTGCTGCTGGCGGTGATCTGGTGGATATTCAAGACGGGGTATCGTTTGAAAAAATAG
- a CDS encoding MBL fold metallo-hydrolase, whose translation MIDPVIRVATLAGAIAVLFATPALAQNVKVTPLGGFDGEFCAQDRALIFEDPTGTRVLYDPGRTVMGGSDPRLGKIDIILVTHVHGDHLGNAHTKAIGAGTCEKPDFSVSDIPNSNAINIALAKGSKIVTGSDMPGFFAAKLKALGGDPAKSILARFGGSVTIGNVKIATVTAMHSNGLDPDYIGGDLGNAMKAAGTWGDVGLATGYVLRFSNGLMVYLSGDTGITADQEFVIRGHYHAKLAVMNIGDGFSTGPVEAAYVINDLVKPNAVIASHANEAGTENGKVRQGSKTETFMKLVKKAKVHVPISGKTMQFAADGRCTAGC comes from the coding sequence ATGATCGACCCTGTCATCCGTGTTGCCACATTGGCCGGCGCCATTGCCGTCCTGTTCGCGACTCCCGCGCTCGCACAGAACGTGAAAGTGACGCCGCTCGGCGGCTTCGACGGAGAATTCTGCGCGCAGGACCGCGCGCTGATCTTCGAGGATCCGACCGGAACGCGCGTGCTCTACGACCCCGGCCGCACCGTCATGGGCGGGTCCGACCCGCGCCTTGGCAAGATCGACATCATCCTTGTCACCCACGTGCACGGCGACCACCTCGGCAACGCGCACACCAAAGCGATCGGTGCCGGCACCTGCGAGAAGCCCGACTTCTCGGTCTCCGACATCCCGAACTCGAACGCGATCAACATCGCGCTCGCCAAGGGCTCGAAGATTGTGACGGGCAGCGATATGCCGGGCTTCTTCGCGGCGAAGCTGAAGGCGCTCGGCGGCGACCCGGCCAAATCCATCCTGGCGCGCTTCGGCGGCAGCGTCACCATCGGCAACGTGAAGATCGCGACCGTCACCGCGATGCACAGCAACGGCCTCGATCCGGATTACATTGGCGGGGACCTCGGCAATGCGATGAAGGCGGCGGGCACCTGGGGCGACGTCGGCCTGGCCACCGGCTATGTGCTGCGGTTTAGCAACGGCCTCATGGTCTACCTCTCGGGCGACACGGGCATCACCGCGGACCAGGAGTTCGTCATCCGCGGCCATTACCACGCGAAGCTCGCGGTGATGAACATCGGCGACGGCTTCTCGACGGGCCCGGTCGAAGCCGCCTACGTGATCAACGACCTCGTGAAGCCCAACGCCGTGATCGCCTCGCACGCGAACGAGGCCGGCACCGAGAACGGCAAGGTGCGCCAAGGCAGCAAGACCGAGACCTTCATGAAGCTCGTCAAGAAGGCGAAGGTGCACGTTCCGATCTCGGGCAAGACGATGCAGTTCGCGGCCGACGGGAGATGCACGGCGGGGTGCTGA
- a CDS encoding MFS transporter, producing the protein MQPDVPQGTWITSDVPGRLDALGWSRWHRRVVLALGITWTLDGLEASLIANLAPSLQDARALGLTGAEVGLANTLYLIGQVAGALVFGRLTDRLGRKRLFLVTLGLYLLATAFSGLAPTFAVFGIFRLLAGAGIGGEYAAINSAIDELVPARIRGQIDLAINGSYWIGVALGAGVTLVVLNPSIMPLHLGWRLAFGLGSVLGIAILLVRRDLPESPRWLLNHGHVRAAEATVARIEAEIRAAGGPAVIAAAPIAASGVPIKVAGAVDLRHLLRTLVVRYPRRTVLGLCLMLAQAFLYNSIFFSYGLILQKFHGVASDRVGLYMVPFAVGNFAGPLLLGPLFDRWGRRVMIAATYAASGVLLLITGALFLVGALDAVTQTIAWSVVFFVASAAASSAYLTVSELFPVEVRGMAIAVFYAFATLVGAGAPTLFGAIVDAGRPGQLFAGYALAAALMIGAAVVAHRLGVDAEGRSLEEICVEPRG; encoded by the coding sequence ATGCAGCCCGACGTTCCCCAAGGCACCTGGATCACCAGCGACGTGCCCGGCCGTCTGGACGCCCTCGGCTGGTCGCGCTGGCACCGCCGGGTGGTGCTGGCGCTGGGGATCACCTGGACCCTCGACGGGCTGGAGGCCAGCTTGATCGCGAACCTGGCCCCGTCGCTGCAGGACGCGCGCGCGCTGGGGTTGACCGGCGCCGAGGTCGGGCTGGCCAACACGCTGTACCTGATCGGCCAGGTGGCGGGCGCGCTGGTGTTCGGTCGCCTCACCGATCGGCTGGGGCGCAAACGCCTGTTCCTGGTGACGTTGGGCCTTTATCTGCTGGCCACCGCGTTTTCCGGCCTGGCGCCCACCTTCGCCGTCTTCGGGATCTTTCGCTTGCTGGCCGGCGCCGGCATCGGCGGCGAGTACGCCGCCATCAACTCGGCCATCGACGAGCTGGTGCCGGCGCGCATCCGCGGCCAGATCGATCTGGCCATCAACGGCAGCTACTGGATCGGGGTGGCGCTGGGCGCGGGCGTCACGCTGGTCGTCCTCAATCCAAGCATCATGCCGCTTCATCTCGGGTGGCGGTTGGCCTTCGGGCTGGGGTCGGTGCTGGGCATAGCCATCCTTCTTGTCCGCAGAGATCTTCCGGAGAGTCCGCGCTGGTTGCTGAACCACGGCCACGTGCGCGCCGCCGAAGCCACCGTGGCGCGCATCGAAGCCGAGATCCGCGCCGCCGGTGGACCGGCCGTCATCGCCGCTGCCCCCATCGCCGCCAGCGGGGTGCCCATCAAGGTCGCCGGTGCGGTCGACCTCCGCCATCTGCTGCGGACGCTGGTCGTTCGTTATCCCAGGCGCACCGTCCTCGGCCTTTGCCTGATGCTGGCGCAGGCGTTTCTCTACAACTCGATCTTCTTCAGCTACGGACTCATCCTGCAAAAGTTCCACGGCGTCGCGTCCGATCGCGTGGGGCTGTACATGGTGCCGTTCGCGGTCGGCAACTTCGCCGGCCCGTTACTGCTGGGTCCGCTGTTCGATCGCTGGGGCCGCCGGGTGATGATCGCGGCGACCTACGCGGCGTCGGGTGTTCTGCTGCTGATCACCGGTGCGCTGTTCCTGGTCGGTGCCCTCGACGCCGTCACGCAGACCATCGCCTGGTCGGTGGTCTTCTTCGTCGCCTCGGCCGCTGCCAGCTCGGCCTACCTGACCGTCAGCGAGCTTTTTCCCGTCGAGGTCCGCGGCATGGCCATCGCCGTTTTCTATGCCTTCGCCACGCTGGTCGGCGCCGGGGCGCCCACGCTGTTCGGCGCCATCGTCGACGCCGGCCGGCCCGGGCAACTGTTCGCGGGCTATGCCCTGGCCGCGGCGTTGATGATCGGCGCCGCGGTGGTGGCGCACCGGCTGGGCGTCGACGCCGAGGGGCGCTCGCTGGAAGAAATCTGTGTCGAGCCGCGCGGCTGA